Proteins from a single region of Candidatus Limnocylindrales bacterium:
- the purH gene encoding bifunctional phosphoribosylaminoimidazolecarboxamide formyltransferase/IMP cyclohydrolase: protein MRETQPVKTALLSVSDKTGLVEFAKGLSSLGVKILSTGGTAKALREAGLAVVDVSEHTGSPEILDGRVKTLHPKVHGGILGRRGEPSHVRQMEEHAIEPIDLVCVNLYPFADVTARGCSYEEAVENIDIGGPSMVRSAAKNHESVVVVTDPADYELVLDELRRTGTTSIERRKLLARKAYRATAAYDGMIADWFGRDALAGAAGASGEQAKAAEFGETMHHQWHLVQNLRYGENPHQRAAFYRAPRIDGPSIATARVLQGKELSYNNIVDADAALQLVMEFDEPVCVAIKHTNPCGVAVGTNALDCFVKARRCDPVSIFGGIVGFNREVDLAAAEAMKDVFLEIVLAPSFTKEALELFGSTKKLQAVRVLAVDARQKGGADSPDLKRVLGGLLVQTRDLEPSDAAACKVATRRAPTDAELRALNFAWKICKHAKSNTIVLAHEDHVVGVGAGQMSRVDSARLAVARAREHGLVLEGSVCASDAFFPFRDGLDVVAAAGATAVIQPGGSLRDAEVVAAADEHGMAMVMTGVRHFRH, encoded by the coding sequence ATGCGCGAGACACAACCTGTAAAGACGGCGCTGCTCAGCGTCAGCGACAAGACCGGTCTCGTCGAGTTTGCCAAAGGGCTCTCGTCGCTTGGCGTCAAGATCCTGTCGACCGGCGGCACCGCCAAGGCACTGCGCGAAGCCGGCCTCGCGGTCGTCGACGTCAGCGAGCACACCGGCTCGCCGGAGATTCTCGACGGCCGCGTCAAGACGCTGCATCCGAAAGTCCACGGCGGAATTCTCGGACGGCGCGGCGAGCCGTCGCACGTACGCCAGATGGAAGAGCACGCAATCGAGCCGATCGACCTGGTCTGCGTGAACCTCTACCCGTTCGCCGACGTCACGGCGCGCGGCTGCAGCTACGAGGAAGCGGTCGAGAACATCGACATCGGCGGGCCGTCGATGGTGCGCTCGGCGGCCAAGAACCACGAGAGCGTCGTCGTCGTGACCGACCCGGCCGACTACGAGCTGGTGCTCGACGAGCTCCGCCGCACCGGCACGACGTCGATCGAGCGGCGCAAGCTGCTTGCACGCAAGGCGTATCGCGCGACCGCGGCCTACGACGGGATGATCGCCGACTGGTTCGGTCGCGATGCGCTCGCCGGCGCGGCAGGCGCCTCCGGAGAACAGGCCAAAGCCGCCGAGTTCGGCGAGACGATGCATCACCAGTGGCATCTGGTGCAGAACCTGCGCTACGGCGAGAATCCGCACCAGCGCGCGGCGTTCTACCGCGCGCCGCGCATTGACGGGCCGTCGATCGCGACGGCACGCGTGCTGCAGGGAAAAGAGCTCTCCTACAACAACATCGTCGATGCCGACGCGGCGCTACAGCTCGTCATGGAGTTCGACGAGCCGGTCTGCGTCGCGATCAAGCATACGAACCCGTGCGGGGTCGCGGTCGGAACGAACGCGCTCGACTGCTTCGTCAAGGCGCGCCGCTGCGATCCGGTCTCGATCTTCGGCGGAATCGTCGGGTTCAACCGCGAGGTCGACCTTGCTGCGGCCGAGGCGATGAAGGACGTGTTCCTGGAGATCGTGCTCGCGCCGTCGTTCACCAAAGAGGCGCTCGAGCTGTTCGGCAGCACCAAGAAGCTGCAGGCGGTGCGCGTGCTGGCGGTCGACGCGCGGCAGAAAGGCGGAGCCGACTCGCCCGACCTGAAGCGCGTGCTCGGCGGCCTTCTCGTACAGACGCGCGACCTCGAGCCGTCGGATGCGGCCGCGTGCAAGGTCGCGACGAGGCGCGCGCCGACCGACGCCGAGCTTCGCGCGCTCAACTTCGCGTGGAAGATCTGCAAGCACGCCAAGTCGAACACGATCGTGCTCGCGCACGAAGACCACGTGGTCGGCGTCGGCGCCGGCCAGATGAGCCGCGTCGATTCGGCGCGGCTGGCGGTCGCCCGCGCGAGAGAGCATGGCCTCGTGCTCGAAGGCTCGGTCTGCGCGTCGGATGCATTCTTTCCGTTTCGCGACGGTCTCGACGTGGTTGCGGCCGCCGGCGCAACGGCTGTCATCCAGCCGGGAGGAAGCCTTCGCGACGCCGAGGTGGTCGCTGCCGCCGACGAGCACGGGATGGCGATGGTCATGACAGGGGTCCGGCATTTCCGGCACTGA